Proteins co-encoded in one Candidatus Methylomirabilota bacterium genomic window:
- a CDS encoding nuclear transport factor 2 family protein, translating into MDIKALVDRYVAVWNERDVEARRRRIAELWPADGRTCYRELDSRGHAAIEQRVASANETWVRDGGFVFRPRSVAGHRGAVKLVWEMLPAGGGAIAAAGLSVLVLDDAGLIQEDCQFSEPPGAAAPEVERLVSRYVDFWNQTDDGARLGRLPALWTPDTVFTTETGTRHGHAGIEAEWQAAYDVCGAKGFAFRSAGLTDGHHDMIRMSWEMVPEGGGPAAATGFALLLLGEDGRIRADYQIA; encoded by the coding sequence ATGGACATCAAGGCCCTGGTCGATCGCTACGTGGCGGTGTGGAACGAGCGGGACGTGGAGGCCCGGCGGCGGCGCATCGCGGAGCTCTGGCCGGCAGATGGGCGAACGTGCTACCGCGAGCTCGACTCGCGGGGGCACGCCGCCATCGAGCAGCGGGTGGCGAGTGCCAACGAAACGTGGGTGCGCGACGGGGGCTTCGTTTTCCGGCCGCGCTCGGTCGCGGGGCATCGAGGCGCGGTGAAACTCGTCTGGGAGATGCTGCCTGCGGGCGGCGGCGCGATCGCGGCCGCCGGCCTCAGCGTGCTCGTGCTGGACGACGCCGGCCTGATCCAGGAGGACTGCCAGTTCAGCGAGCCGCCGGGGGCGGCCGCGCCCGAGGTGGAGCGCCTGGTGAGCCGCTACGTCGACTTCTGGAACCAGACGGACGACGGCGCGCGGCTGGGCCGGCTCCCCGCGCTCTGGACGCCTGACACCGTGTTCACCACGGAAACCGGCACCCGGCACGGCCACGCGGGCATCGAGGCGGAGTGGCAGGCCGCCTACGACGTCTGCGGCGCCAAGGGCTTCGCCTTCCGTTCGGCCGGGCTCACCGACGGCCACCACGACATGATCCGCATGAGCTGGGAAATGGTCCCCGAGGGCGGCGGCCCCGCCGCGGCGACCGGTTTCGCACTACTGCTGCTGGGCGAGGACGGACGGATCCGGGCGGACTACCAGATCGCGTGA
- a CDS encoding YciI family protein, with product MRFMILVKANKDSELGRMPSAELIAAMGRYNEEMVKAGVMLAGEGLKETSQGVRVKFGKSKGATPTIKNGPFTPVSEQLAGFWMIQVKSKDEAIDWAKRIPFSEGEEVEIRPVFEVEDFPAEVMPPEEVAKEQALRKELEHRSAGRS from the coding sequence ATGCGATTCATGATCCTGGTGAAAGCGAACAAAGATTCCGAGTTGGGGAGAATGCCCAGCGCCGAGCTCATCGCGGCTATGGGGCGTTACAACGAGGAGATGGTGAAGGCGGGCGTGATGCTGGCCGGCGAGGGCCTGAAGGAGACCTCCCAGGGCGTCCGCGTGAAGTTCGGCAAGTCGAAGGGCGCCACCCCCACGATCAAGAACGGCCCCTTCACGCCGGTGAGCGAGCAGCTCGCGGGCTTCTGGATGATACAGGTGAAGTCGAAGGACGAGGCCATCGACTGGGCAAAGCGCATCCCGTTCAGCGAGGGCGAGGAAGTGGAGATCCGCCCGGTGTTCGAGGTGGAGGACTTCCCCGCGGAGGTGATGCCGCCCGAGGAGGTGGCGAAGGAACAGGCGCTGCGCAAGGAGCTCGAGCACCGAAGCGCGGGCCGCTCCTAG
- a CDS encoding DoxX family protein, which yields MAASKVVWVGRGLSVLITLLFLFSAAMKFVNNAEVKEGIAHLGLPERMLIPLGILEASCAILYLIRPVAVLGTVLLTGYIGGAICTHWRVGDPFWLQILLALFVWLAMYLREPRLKEVLPVRR from the coding sequence GTGGCCGCGAGCAAGGTCGTGTGGGTGGGACGGGGCCTCTCGGTGCTGATCACGCTGCTGTTCCTGTTCAGCGCCGCCATGAAGTTCGTCAACAACGCCGAGGTGAAGGAAGGCATCGCTCATCTGGGGCTTCCCGAGCGCATGCTGATCCCCCTGGGCATTCTCGAGGCATCCTGCGCCATCCTCTACCTGATCCGACCCGTGGCCGTGCTCGGCACCGTGCTGCTCACCGGCTACATCGGCGGCGCCATCTGCACGCACTGGCGGGTGGGGGATCCTTTCTGGCTGCAGATTCTCCTGGCGCTCTTCGTCTGGCTGGCGATGTATCTGAGGGAGCCGCGGCTGAAGGAGGTCCTGCCCGTCCGGCGCTGA
- a CDS encoding ABC transporter substrate-binding protein produces MERRTFLAMVSGGLLAAPLAAEAQPSSDIPRIGFLSLNLTAGDTRPREALFQGLRDLGYVEGKNLVIEYRDAQGRPDRFPALAAELAALNVRLILTGGGTLGALAAKRATSTIPVVFGAAGDPVSEGLVASFARPGGNVTGLAVNSPELASKSLELLKQAIPGLSRVALLHKPDAAPPAVTKERLKTWDAAARALSMRLQVVEARDPEDFARAFSDMTRERAGALTVVSTPVFDAAPRRLVELAARNRLPAVYTFRPFADTGGLMSYGPDISDLFRRAATYVDKILKGAKPGDLPVEQPTKFELVINLKTAKALGLTIPPSLLARADQVIE; encoded by the coding sequence ATGGAGCGACGGACCTTCCTGGCGATGGTCTCAGGGGGTCTCCTCGCCGCGCCGCTCGCCGCCGAGGCGCAGCCATCCTCCGACATCCCTCGGATCGGCTTCCTGTCGCTCAATCTCACTGCCGGCGATACTCGACCCCGCGAGGCGCTCTTCCAAGGGCTGCGTGATCTTGGCTACGTCGAAGGGAAGAACCTGGTCATCGAGTACCGTGACGCTCAGGGAAGGCCCGACCGATTCCCCGCGCTGGCCGCTGAACTCGCGGCGCTCAACGTGAGGCTCATCCTGACCGGCGGCGGTACCCTCGGGGCCCTGGCCGCCAAGCGGGCGACATCAACTATCCCGGTCGTCTTCGGCGCGGCTGGCGATCCCGTGAGCGAGGGACTTGTCGCGAGCTTCGCTCGGCCCGGCGGTAATGTTACCGGTTTGGCGGTCAACTCACCGGAGCTGGCCAGCAAGTCGCTGGAGCTGCTCAAGCAGGCGATTCCGGGGCTGAGTCGGGTGGCCCTGCTCCACAAGCCGGATGCGGCGCCTCCGGCCGTCACAAAGGAGCGACTCAAGACTTGGGACGCCGCCGCGCGGGCGCTGAGCATGCGACTGCAGGTGGTCGAGGCACGTGATCCGGAGGACTTCGCGCGGGCCTTCTCGGACATGACCCGGGAGCGGGCGGGCGCGCTGACGGTGGTTTCGACCCCGGTCTTCGACGCTGCGCCACGGCGCCTGGTCGAGTTGGCGGCGAGGAACCGGCTGCCGGCCGTCTACACGTTCAGGCCTTTTGCCGATACCGGCGGCCTCATGTCCTACGGGCCGGACATCTCCGATCTCTTTCGCCGGGCCGCGACCTACGTGGACAAGATCCTCAAGGGGGCCAAGCCCGGCGACCTGCCCGTCGAGCAGCCGACCAAGTTCGAGTTGGTCATCAACCTCAAGACCGCCAAGGCGCTCGGCCTGACGATCCCGCCGTCGCTGCTGGCGCGGGCGGATCAGGTGATCGAGTGA
- a CDS encoding D-2-hydroxyacid dehydrogenase: MPAPLVILWHDNDAPYREAISDAGLAGEVQVIAVKGAAEPPANHWARCEALLAFRAKPGLLPKAERLRWIQALTAGVEGWLALPDLPPSVTLTGARGTHRVQMPENILGALFHITKPYAAIVEDQKQSKWTRRVSDTLAGKTLGILGLGAIGVEVARKAAALEMRVIGTKLSRGPVPHVERVYSTEETGDVLAQSDFVLLLLPVTPGTRGYIDAAKLAKMKPSAHLLNFGRGELVVDPDLVDAVQRRVIAGAILDVFAVEPLPVEHPFWRTPGITVLPHIGGLHPQRDTVVAELFVENLKRFLAGQPLLHAVDRARGY, translated from the coding sequence ATGCCCGCCCCGCTCGTCATTCTCTGGCACGACAACGACGCGCCCTATCGCGAGGCCATCTCGGACGCCGGCCTCGCCGGCGAGGTGCAGGTGATCGCCGTGAAGGGCGCGGCCGAGCCGCCCGCGAATCACTGGGCTCGCTGCGAGGCCCTCCTCGCCTTCCGCGCCAAGCCTGGCCTCCTCCCCAAGGCCGAGCGCCTGCGCTGGATACAGGCGCTCACCGCCGGCGTGGAGGGCTGGCTCGCCCTGCCCGATCTTCCGCCGTCGGTGACGCTTACCGGCGCGCGGGGCACGCACCGGGTGCAGATGCCGGAGAACATCCTGGGCGCGCTTTTTCACATCACCAAGCCCTACGCCGCGATCGTGGAGGACCAGAAGCAGTCGAAGTGGACGCGTCGCGTGTCGGACACGCTCGCGGGGAAGACCCTCGGCATCCTGGGCCTCGGCGCCATCGGCGTGGAGGTGGCGCGCAAGGCCGCCGCCCTCGAGATGCGCGTGATCGGCACCAAGCTCTCGCGCGGGCCCGTCCCCCACGTCGAGCGCGTCTACTCGACGGAGGAGACGGGTGACGTGCTCGCCCAGTCCGACTTCGTGCTGCTGCTCCTTCCGGTGACGCCCGGGACGCGGGGCTACATCGACGCGGCCAAGCTTGCCAAGATGAAGCCCAGCGCGCATCTCCTCAACTTCGGGCGCGGCGAATTGGTCGTGGACCCCGATCTCGTGGACGCGGTTCAACGAAGAGTCATCGCCGGGGCAATCCTGGACGTGTTCGCCGTGGAGCCCCTGCCCGTCGAGCATCCCTTCTGGCGGACGCCCGGCATCACCGTGCTCCCGCACATCGGGGGTCTCCATCCCCAGCGTGACACCGTGGTGGCCGAGCTGTTCGTGGAGAACCTCAAGCGCTTCCTCGCGGGCCAGCCGCTCCTCCACGCCGTCGACCGCGCGCGCGGGTACTGA
- a CDS encoding MFS transporter codes for MSAPIDTQKAGRREWMGLAVLVLPCLLVAMDLTVLNLAVPSLSAALAPSASQLLWIVDIYGFLIAGSLITMGTLGDRIGRRRLLLMGATAFGAASVLAAFATSAGTLIAARAVLGVAGATLMPSTLSLIRNMFHDPRQRTAAIGIWTTSFSIGGILGPLLGGMLLAHFWWGSVFLLAVPAMALLLVLGPMLLPEFREEQPGHFDIPSAALSLFAILAVIFGVKRIAEYGLGHTPLASIGVGVLLGAAFIRRQRQPEDPLIDLGLFERAAFSASLGINTLAFFVMYGVFFFMAQFLQLVLGLSPLAAGLWTVPSSAAFIVGSLLTPVVLRHVRPWLMMAGGLIICAVGLSVLTWVDGEYGLPPIVIGSIVVLLGLAPVYILATDMIVASAPPERAGAASAMSETSAELGGALGIAILGSIGAAVYRGMMAEALPAGIPAEKAETARATLGGALSAAASVGGPLGVELMARAREAFAQGLEMTAVIGAAVVLAAAVTAVMTLRRVAWQGGSS; via the coding sequence ATGAGTGCGCCGATCGACACCCAGAAGGCCGGCCGCCGCGAGTGGATGGGGCTCGCCGTGCTTGTCTTGCCCTGTCTGCTGGTGGCGATGGACCTCACCGTGCTCAACCTCGCGGTGCCGTCGCTGAGCGCCGCGCTGGCGCCCAGCGCGTCCCAGCTGCTGTGGATCGTGGACATCTACGGCTTCTTGATCGCGGGCTCGCTGATCACCATGGGCACGCTGGGCGATCGCATCGGCCGGCGCCGCCTGCTCCTGATGGGCGCGACCGCGTTCGGCGCGGCGTCCGTGCTCGCCGCCTTCGCCACGAGCGCGGGCACGCTGATCGCCGCGCGCGCGGTGCTGGGCGTGGCCGGCGCCACGCTCATGCCGTCCACGCTCTCGCTGATCCGCAACATGTTCCACGACCCGCGCCAGCGCACGGCCGCCATCGGCATCTGGACCACGAGCTTCTCCATCGGCGGCATCCTGGGCCCGCTGCTTGGCGGCATGCTGCTCGCGCATTTCTGGTGGGGCTCCGTGTTCCTGCTCGCGGTGCCGGCGATGGCGCTGCTGCTCGTGCTGGGCCCGATGCTCCTGCCCGAGTTTCGCGAAGAGCAGCCTGGCCACTTCGACATCCCGAGCGCGGCGCTGTCCCTGTTCGCGATCCTCGCGGTGATCTTCGGCGTGAAACGCATCGCGGAGTACGGCCTGGGGCACACGCCGCTCGCGTCGATCGGCGTCGGCGTCCTGCTGGGCGCCGCCTTCATCCGCCGTCAGCGCCAACCCGAAGACCCGCTGATCGATCTGGGCCTCTTCGAGCGCGCGGCCTTCAGCGCCTCGCTCGGCATCAACACCCTGGCGTTCTTCGTGATGTACGGCGTGTTCTTCTTCATGGCCCAGTTCCTCCAGCTCGTGCTGGGGCTCTCGCCGCTCGCCGCCGGGCTCTGGACGGTGCCGTCTTCTGCCGCGTTCATCGTGGGCTCGCTGCTGACGCCGGTGGTGCTGCGGCACGTGCGGCCGTGGCTCATGATGGCGGGCGGGCTGATCATTTGCGCCGTCGGGTTGAGCGTGCTCACCTGGGTGGACGGGGAGTACGGACTTCCCCCCATCGTGATCGGCTCCATCGTGGTGCTGCTGGGCCTGGCGCCCGTGTACATCCTGGCCACGGACATGATCGTGGCGAGCGCACCGCCCGAACGAGCCGGCGCGGCCTCCGCTATGTCGGAGACCAGCGCCGAGCTGGGCGGGGCGCTCGGCATCGCGATCCTGGGAAGTATCGGCGCGGCGGTGTACCGCGGGATGATGGCGGAGGCGCTGCCCGCGGGTATCCCCGCGGAGAAGGCCGAGACGGCGCGAGCCACGCTGGGCGGGGCGCTCTCGGCGGCGGCCAGCGTCGGGGGCCCGCTGGGCGTGGAGCTGATGGCACGTGCCCGGGAGGCCTTCGCACAGGGGCTCGAGATGACGGCGGTGATCGGCGCGGCGGTGGTATTGGCCGCGGCGGTCACGGCCGTGATGACGCTGCGCCGGGTGGCGTGGCAAGGAGGTTCGTCATGA
- a CDS encoding SDR family oxidoreductase, which produces MRPARALVVGASGQVGGALMEALRTRGHEATGTYAAHPVEGAWPLDVTSVDAVEHAVMFVKPDWIFCPAGLSHVDYCEAHPDEAMRLNRDAPLHLARMGQRLGARFVYYSTDYVFDGVGGPFKEEDTARPLNVYGRSKLEGERALLDAIPRALVLRTSVVYGPEAQEKNFVYQLIRACREGRPFRPASDQRASSTYNPDLAAASVELCEQGAEGLFHVAGSETLDRWAFAQLIVKTFELDGSALTPVKTAELAQPAARPLAGGLNVAKAQARVRARLRGAAEGLRAMREALAARDR; this is translated from the coding sequence GTGAGGCCGGCGCGCGCGCTGGTCGTGGGCGCCTCCGGCCAGGTGGGCGGCGCTCTCATGGAAGCCCTGCGCACCCGCGGCCACGAAGCTACGGGCACCTACGCCGCGCATCCGGTTGAGGGCGCCTGGCCGCTGGACGTGACCAGCGTGGACGCGGTCGAGCACGCGGTGATGTTCGTGAAGCCCGACTGGATCTTCTGCCCGGCGGGGCTCAGCCACGTGGACTACTGCGAGGCGCATCCCGACGAGGCCATGCGGCTCAACCGCGACGCGCCGCTGCACCTGGCGCGGATGGGCCAGCGGCTCGGCGCGCGCTTCGTCTACTACTCCACGGACTACGTGTTCGACGGCGTGGGCGGCCCGTTCAAGGAGGAGGATACGGCCCGGCCGCTCAACGTCTACGGCCGCAGCAAGCTCGAAGGCGAGCGCGCGCTGCTGGACGCGATCCCGCGCGCGCTCGTGCTGCGCACCAGCGTGGTGTACGGGCCGGAGGCGCAGGAGAAGAACTTCGTCTACCAGCTCATCCGCGCCTGCCGGGAGGGCCGCCCGTTCCGCCCCGCGTCGGATCAGCGCGCCAGCTCTACGTACAACCCGGACCTGGCCGCGGCCAGCGTGGAGCTCTGCGAGCAGGGCGCTGAGGGCCTCTTCCACGTGGCGGGCAGCGAGACGCTCGACCGCTGGGCCTTCGCCCAGCTCATCGTGAAGACGTTCGAGCTGGACGGCTCGGCGCTCACGCCGGTGAAGACCGCCGAGCTGGCCCAGCCCGCCGCGCGCCCGCTGGCCGGCGGCCTCAACGTGGCGAAGGCGCAAGCCCGGGTGCGGGCGCGCCTTCGCGGCGCCGCCGAGGGGCTGCGGGCGATGCGCGAGGCGCTGGCGGCGCGCGACCGGTAA
- a CDS encoding VOC family protein yields the protein MIKGFGGATIWSEDLNKQLLPFYRDTLGLSVGVQTEGFVVLGQPGTPVLCLGTHSEVHGKNADPARHMVSLITDDAKAEFQRLKDAGVEFVERPTDYGQFRIATLKDPEGNLIQLLERVG from the coding sequence ATGATCAAGGGATTCGGCGGTGCGACGATCTGGAGCGAGGACCTCAACAAGCAGCTGCTCCCGTTCTACCGGGACACGCTCGGCCTTTCCGTGGGCGTGCAGACGGAGGGCTTCGTGGTGCTCGGGCAGCCGGGCACACCCGTCTTGTGTCTCGGCACGCACAGCGAGGTGCATGGGAAGAACGCGGACCCCGCACGGCACATGGTGAGCCTGATCACCGACGACGCGAAGGCGGAGTTCCAGCGGCTCAAGGACGCCGGCGTCGAGTTCGTGGAGCGGCCCACCGACTACGGTCAGTTCCGCATCGCCACGCTCAAGGACCCCGAGGGGAACCTCATCCAGCTCCTGGAGCGGGTGGGATAG
- a CDS encoding serine hydrolase domain-containing protein: MTSGLSKARLGRMHDVMAGHVEHGGIPGLVTLVCRRGETHVDAIGRMALSGRASVQRDTIFRVASMSKPVVAVAALILVEEGRLRLDDPVDALLPELGNRRVLKRLDGPLEETVPAARPITLRDLLTFRLGFGLVMAPPGAYPILKALQDTGLAVGPPRPQDAPAPDEWMRRFGTLPLMHQPGDRWMYHTGSDILGVLVARAAGQPLGEFLRTRIFEPLGMKDTAFSVPAGKIDRLATSYWTNFQTGAFEVFDEARGGHWSKPPAFPSGGGGLVSTVDDFLAFSQMLLDRGRFGHERIISRPSVETMTTDQLTASQKASSGLVGGYFDSHGWGFGVGVVTRREDPGEPLGQYGWDGGLGTTWRCDPAEQMVTILLTQRAWTSPVLPGVHRDFLTLAYQAIDD; this comes from the coding sequence ATGACTAGCGGACTTTCAAAGGCGCGGCTGGGCCGGATGCACGACGTCATGGCCGGCCACGTCGAGCATGGCGGCATTCCCGGCCTGGTCACGCTGGTATGCCGACGGGGCGAGACACACGTGGACGCGATCGGGCGCATGGCGTTGAGCGGGCGCGCGTCCGTCCAGCGGGACACCATCTTCCGCGTGGCCTCGATGTCCAAGCCGGTCGTCGCGGTGGCCGCGCTCATCCTCGTGGAGGAGGGCCGGCTGCGCCTCGACGATCCCGTCGACGCGCTCCTTCCCGAGCTCGGCAATCGCCGGGTGCTCAAGCGCCTCGACGGGCCGCTCGAGGAGACGGTGCCCGCGGCCCGGCCCATCACGCTGCGCGACCTCCTCACGTTCCGCCTGGGCTTCGGCCTCGTCATGGCGCCGCCCGGCGCCTATCCGATCCTGAAGGCGCTTCAGGACACGGGCCTCGCGGTGGGCCCGCCGCGGCCGCAGGACGCGCCCGCGCCCGATGAGTGGATGCGCCGCTTCGGCACGCTGCCCCTCATGCATCAGCCCGGCGATCGGTGGATGTACCACACGGGCTCGGACATTCTCGGCGTGCTCGTGGCGCGCGCCGCGGGACAGCCGCTCGGCGAGTTCCTCCGCACACGTATCTTCGAGCCGCTCGGCATGAAGGACACGGCCTTCAGCGTCCCGGCGGGGAAGATCGACCGCCTCGCCACGAGCTACTGGACCAATTTCCAGACCGGCGCCTTCGAGGTGTTCGACGAGGCGCGCGGCGGGCACTGGAGCAAGCCGCCCGCGTTTCCCTCCGGCGGGGGTGGGCTCGTCTCCACCGTGGACGACTTCCTCGCCTTCTCGCAGATGCTGCTCGACAGGGGGCGCTTCGGCCACGAGCGCATCATCTCGCGGCCCTCGGTCGAGACCATGACCACCGATCAGCTCACAGCCTCGCAGAAGGCGAGCTCGGGCCTGGTGGGCGGCTACTTCGACTCCCACGGCTGGGGATTCGGCGTCGGCGTGGTCACGCGGCGCGAGGATCCCGGCGAGCCCCTGGGGCAGTACGGCTGGGACGGCGGCCTCGGCACCACGTGGCGCTGTGATCCCGCCGAGCAGATGGTGACGATTCTCTTGACTCAGCGCGCGTGGACCTCGCCGGTGCTACCAGGCGTCCACCGCGACTTCCTGACCCTGGCCTATCAGGCGATCGACGACTGA
- a CDS encoding amidase family protein: MARTVFDPDFGTATQALAALRRGAMSSRELTEHVLARIDKLNPALNCFVTVTPNEALAAAKRADAQRGKRSGKSAKLGPLHGLPIVVKDTYATKGVRTTAGSKMLERHVPEEDAVVVARLKAAGAVIVGKTNTPEWAADWQAFNDVTGQSNNPWDLTRTPGGSTGGGAAALAAGLGFLEVGSDIAGSIRVPAHFCGIYGHKPTWNVVPMRGHIPPLPGQGGTYSELPVAGPMARSAEDLRLELGVLAGPDAPDAVAYAYRPPPSRGKTLRDYRIGYVLDDPSYPVDSGMKAVLAEATAALRKAGARLTEGWPAGVDPIGQYQLYGWLLGAFFSMTLPDADFKRTQDEVARGTDKVFSHGTVAFHREWLPQTGRRLAARATWAEYFKTHDAFLLPTAFMPAFPHDHSPIEGRTLKPEGSGTRPYAGMSRWISYATLTGCPATTLPVGRTRGGLPVGLQIVGPFLEDATPLDIAARVEQVVGGFVPPPLASGARG; the protein is encoded by the coding sequence GTGGCGCGCACCGTGTTCGATCCCGACTTCGGCACGGCGACCCAGGCCTTGGCCGCGCTCCGGCGCGGCGCGATGTCTTCACGTGAATTGACGGAACACGTGCTGGCGCGCATCGACAAGCTGAACCCCGCGCTCAACTGCTTCGTCACGGTCACGCCCAACGAGGCGCTGGCCGCGGCGAAGCGCGCCGACGCGCAACGGGGGAAGCGGAGCGGCAAGAGCGCGAAGCTCGGGCCGCTCCACGGCCTCCCCATCGTGGTGAAGGACACCTATGCGACCAAGGGCGTGCGCACCACCGCGGGCTCGAAGATGCTCGAGCGGCACGTGCCGGAGGAGGACGCGGTGGTGGTCGCGCGCCTCAAGGCCGCCGGCGCGGTGATCGTGGGCAAGACCAACACGCCGGAATGGGCGGCAGACTGGCAGGCCTTCAACGACGTGACGGGCCAGTCGAACAACCCCTGGGATCTGACGCGCACGCCGGGCGGCTCCACCGGCGGCGGGGCGGCGGCGCTGGCGGCGGGGCTGGGCTTTCTCGAGGTTGGCAGCGACATCGCCGGCTCGATCCGCGTCCCCGCCCACTTTTGCGGAATCTACGGCCACAAGCCCACGTGGAACGTCGTGCCGATGCGCGGCCACATCCCGCCGCTCCCCGGCCAGGGCGGCACCTACTCGGAGCTGCCGGTGGCCGGGCCGATGGCGCGAAGCGCCGAGGATCTACGGCTCGAGCTGGGCGTGCTCGCGGGGCCCGACGCCCCCGATGCGGTGGCCTACGCGTACCGGCCGCCGCCGTCGCGCGGCAAGACGCTTCGCGACTACCGCATCGGCTACGTGCTCGACGATCCGAGCTACCCCGTGGACTCGGGGATGAAAGCCGTGCTCGCGGAGGCGACTGCGGCGCTGCGCAAGGCGGGCGCGCGGCTGACGGAAGGCTGGCCCGCGGGCGTGGACCCGATCGGGCAGTATCAGCTCTACGGCTGGCTGCTGGGCGCGTTCTTCTCGATGACGCTGCCCGACGCCGACTTCAAGCGCACGCAGGACGAGGTCGCCAGGGGCACCGACAAAGTCTTTTCCCACGGCACCGTCGCATTCCATCGCGAGTGGCTGCCGCAGACCGGGAGGCGCCTGGCCGCGCGCGCCACCTGGGCGGAGTACTTCAAAACCCATGACGCGTTCCTCCTGCCCACCGCGTTCATGCCCGCGTTCCCGCACGACCACTCGCCCATCGAAGGCCGCACGCTCAAGCCCGAGGGCAGCGGCACGCGGCCTTACGCCGGGATGAGCCGGTGGATTTCCTACGCCACACTCACCGGTTGTCCCGCTACCACGCTGCCGGTGGGGCGCACGCGGGGCGGGCTGCCGGTGGGCTTGCAGATCGTGGGCCCATTTCTCGAAGACGCGACGCCGCTCGACATCGCGGCGCGCGTCGAGCAGGTCGTCGGCGGCTTCGTGCCGCCACCGCTCGCGTCCGGCGCGCGCGGCTAA
- a CDS encoding DUF1579 domain-containing protein has protein sequence MEMQAATTQHKWLQQLVGEWTFEGECIMGPDKPAERSKGRESVRPLGEFWVIGEGEGEMPGGGLAKMLITLGYDPAKGSFVGTWVGSMMPTLWVYDGRLDPAEKVLTLSAEGPSFTGDGKIAQYQDVITLESEDHRILHSQVQGEDGAWNRFMTAHYRRVR, from the coding sequence ATGGAGATGCAAGCGGCGACGACGCAGCACAAGTGGCTACAGCAGCTGGTCGGCGAGTGGACCTTCGAGGGCGAATGCATCATGGGGCCCGACAAGCCGGCCGAGCGGAGCAAGGGGCGCGAAAGCGTGCGCCCGCTGGGCGAGTTCTGGGTGATCGGCGAGGGCGAAGGCGAGATGCCGGGCGGCGGCCTCGCGAAGATGCTGATCACGCTCGGCTACGATCCCGCGAAGGGCTCGTTCGTCGGCACGTGGGTGGGCTCGATGATGCCGACGCTCTGGGTCTACGACGGCCGCCTCGATCCCGCTGAGAAGGTGCTGACGCTCAGCGCCGAGGGGCCGAGCTTTACCGGCGACGGCAAGATCGCGCAGTACCAGGACGTGATCACGCTCGAGAGCGAGGATCACCGCATCCTCCACTCGCAGGTGCAGGGCGAGGACGGTGCGTGGAACCGCTTCATGACCGCGCACTACCGGCGGGTGAGGTAG
- a CDS encoding SRPBCC family protein codes for MLLRILIGLVVVTAGVAAVVATRPAEFRVARATTIAAPPAAVFAQINDFHKWEAWNPWGKMDPGMKQSYEGEPAGVGAVYRWSGNNEVGEGRMTIVESRPSEQVKVQLEFYKPFAATSLATFTLMPQGTNQTLVMWSMEGQNNFMAKAVHMVMNMDKMIGGQFEKGLAAMKTAAEAASKS; via the coding sequence ATGCTGCTGAGGATCCTGATCGGGCTCGTGGTGGTGACTGCCGGGGTGGCCGCGGTGGTCGCCACCCGGCCCGCGGAGTTTCGCGTGGCGCGCGCGACGACCATCGCCGCGCCGCCCGCGGCGGTGTTCGCGCAGATCAACGACTTCCACAAGTGGGAGGCGTGGAACCCCTGGGGCAAGATGGACCCGGGCATGAAGCAGTCGTACGAGGGCGAGCCCGCGGGAGTCGGCGCGGTCTACCGCTGGTCGGGCAACAACGAGGTGGGCGAGGGGCGCATGACCATCGTGGAGAGCCGCCCCAGCGAGCAGGTGAAGGTGCAGCTCGAGTTCTACAAGCCCTTCGCCGCCACCAGCCTCGCCACGTTCACGCTGATGCCCCAGGGGACCAACCAGACCCTGGTGATGTGGAGCATGGAGGGCCAGAACAACTTCATGGCCAAGGCAGTGCACATGGTCATGAACATGGATAAGATGATCGGCGGCCAGTTCGAGAAGGGCCTGGCCGCGATGAAGACGGCGGCGGAGGCGGCCTCGAAGTCGTAG